One genomic region from Anaerobacillus sp. CMMVII encodes:
- a CDS encoding ComEC/Rec2 family competence protein: MRKVFVVFVLIAQLFLSTYGVFAESIEVDLNLEEQDLAYTFFDLSNGEATLLQSGKGHNILIGTGSLESQEELEQRLKMYHVETIDTVIITNQSDEYTGNLQWVINNFNVQTVILPEVIKEQMIAFHHLHDKEVVGWKKGDKTELLPFLKTEVIYVEDREIEDKGALVIVFTYGKQTLLFMGIADKQVEKQLVDAYALKSTILKVADFGSEKGTTQAFLEEVDPQVAILFKKNGATVSELVLERLQETWIDIYQTYRLGSVSIKCHNDDYEILTVRPQEEDFSFGLANNISKIFKN, encoded by the coding sequence TTGAGAAAAGTTTTTGTTGTATTTGTGTTAATAGCACAACTATTTTTATCCACATACGGGGTCTTTGCTGAGTCAATTGAAGTTGATTTAAATCTTGAAGAACAAGATTTAGCTTACACATTTTTTGACTTATCAAACGGTGAAGCGACTCTATTACAGTCAGGCAAAGGACACAATATTTTAATTGGAACAGGTAGTTTGGAATCACAAGAAGAATTGGAACAAAGATTAAAGATGTACCATGTTGAAACTATAGATACCGTCATTATTACTAATCAGTCAGATGAGTACACAGGCAATTTACAATGGGTCATTAATAATTTTAATGTCCAAACAGTGATCTTACCTGAGGTAATTAAGGAGCAAATGATTGCATTTCACCACCTTCATGATAAGGAAGTTGTTGGCTGGAAGAAAGGTGACAAAACGGAACTACTACCATTTTTAAAAACAGAAGTGATCTACGTCGAGGACCGAGAAATAGAAGATAAGGGAGCTCTTGTAATTGTATTTACATATGGCAAACAAACGCTGTTATTTATGGGGATTGCCGATAAACAGGTCGAAAAACAATTAGTGGATGCGTATGCGTTAAAGTCGACTATTTTAAAGGTTGCTGACTTTGGAAGTGAAAAGGGAACTACACAAGCATTTTTAGAAGAGGTTGATCCACAAGTAGCCATACTCTTTAAAAAAAATGGTGCAACTGTTAGTGAATTAGTGCTTGAAAGACTTCAAGAAACCTGGATTGATATTTATCAAACATATCGCTTGGGTAGCGTATCGATAAAATGTCACAATGATGATTATGAAATCTTAACTGTTAGGCCTCAGGAGGAGGATTTTTCCTTTGGCTTAGCGAACAATATATCAAAAATATTTAAAAACTAA
- a CDS encoding pyridoxal phosphate-dependent aminotransferase, producing the protein MKLANRVSTLTPSSTLAITAKAKALKEAGHDVIGLGAGEPDFNTPDYIIEAAIKSMHDGQTKYTPSGGLPALKESIINKFKQDQGITYTQKEIVVASGAKHALYLLFQALLNPGDEVIIPTPYWVSYPEQVKLAEGTPVYIEGIETNDFKITKQQLEEAITENTKAFILNSPSNPTGSLYSAEELKELGEVCLKHNILIVSDEIYEKLIYGGAIHVSVAELSEELKQQTIIINGVSKSHSMTGWRIGYAAGDAKIITAMTDLASHSTSNPTTMAQFGSIAAYNVESDFVDKMNVAFEERLNVVYEQLVNIPGISCVKPKGAFYLFPNVKAAVEMNGFSNVDEWVEKILEVEKVALVPGSGFGAPDNVRLSYATSLEQIQEALSRIERFVKNNIKA; encoded by the coding sequence ATGAAATTAGCAAACAGAGTGTCAACTTTAACACCATCATCAACCCTGGCAATTACAGCTAAAGCAAAAGCTTTAAAAGAAGCGGGGCATGATGTCATTGGCTTAGGTGCAGGAGAGCCTGACTTTAATACACCAGATTATATTATTGAGGCTGCAATTAAATCAATGCACGACGGTCAAACGAAATATACTCCTTCTGGTGGTCTGCCTGCATTAAAAGAAAGTATTATAAACAAGTTTAAACAAGATCAAGGTATCACTTATACACAAAAAGAAATTGTTGTTGCTAGTGGTGCCAAACACGCACTATATTTATTGTTTCAAGCATTATTGAACCCAGGTGACGAGGTCATTATTCCTACCCCTTATTGGGTGAGCTATCCTGAACAAGTGAAGCTTGCTGAAGGAACACCAGTGTATATTGAAGGTATTGAAACGAATGATTTTAAAATAACTAAACAGCAGCTTGAAGAAGCAATTACTGAAAATACGAAAGCATTTATTTTAAATTCGCCTAGCAATCCAACTGGGTCTCTTTATTCAGCCGAAGAATTAAAGGAACTTGGAGAAGTTTGCTTAAAGCATAATATTCTTATTGTTTCAGACGAGATTTATGAAAAGCTCATCTATGGTGGGGCAATTCATGTTTCAGTTGCTGAGCTATCTGAAGAGTTAAAACAGCAAACGATCATCATTAATGGTGTTTCAAAGTCTCATTCAATGACTGGCTGGAGAATCGGCTATGCAGCCGGAGACGCAAAGATTATTACGGCAATGACCGACTTAGCAAGCCATAGTACATCTAACCCTACTACGATGGCCCAATTTGGTTCGATTGCTGCGTACAATGTTGAAAGTGATTTTGTTGATAAGATGAATGTGGCTTTTGAAGAGCGCTTAAATGTAGTTTATGAGCAGCTTGTGAACATACCTGGTATTAGCTGTGTTAAACCTAAAGGTGCATTTTACTTATTTCCAAATGTGAAAGCTGCAGTAGAAATGAATGGTTTTTCAAATGTCGATGAATGGGTTGAAAAAATCCTTGAAGTCGAAAAAGTAGCATTAGTTCCTGGTTCAGGCTTTGGTGCTCCTGATAATGTTAGACTTTCGTATGCTACATCTTTAGAGCAAATACAAGAAGCGTTATCACGAATTGAAAGATTTGTAAAAAATAATATCAAGGCGTAA
- a CDS encoding DUF5590 domain-containing protein — protein sequence MGKIISFVGVILGVLIVWQGLQFFSNVKDPIREAENSALTFLEENIEISEIVSADFYHGTLSYQVFRGLTENEEEIIVWVPDTLDSLVVKKSNEGINFNEAFQFTQEELQPKEVISIKLGMENNIPLYEIIYIDQQNRYSYYYITFKDGSYLKHFHLGM from the coding sequence ATGGGGAAAATAATTAGTTTTGTTGGTGTAATTTTAGGAGTGCTTATCGTCTGGCAAGGGCTACAATTTTTTTCGAATGTGAAAGATCCAATTCGCGAAGCTGAAAATTCAGCATTAACTTTTTTAGAAGAAAATATTGAAATCAGCGAAATTGTTAGTGCAGATTTTTATCATGGAACTCTAAGCTATCAAGTTTTTCGTGGCTTAACTGAAAATGAGGAGGAAATCATTGTTTGGGTTCCTGATACATTAGATTCTTTAGTCGTGAAAAAAAGTAATGAAGGAATAAACTTTAATGAGGCCTTTCAATTTACACAGGAAGAACTTCAGCCTAAAGAAGTAATTAGTATTAAACTTGGGATGGAAAATAATATTCCATTGTATGAAATTATCTATATTGATCAACAAAATCGGTATTCGTATTATTATATTACCTTCAAAGATGGGTCATATTTAAAACATTTTCATCTAGGAATGTGA
- a CDS encoding lipopolysaccharide assembly protein LapB, which translates to MEKWVNDWHTRYWKLKKSIENNSLNENLYEELAKECGALLETWMEMEDKLDDIKELKAQTNFDSHSFALPKNLEGPTYFHLEMFEKAIDTLKTEIETEKPHELTLYLYLGFSYLYEGEIDRGKEAFLFVVQTSVNRLEKHFAYVGLGCLYGRTHQYEDAIHYFEKANSLYNNIDVPYNIGMAFVMLQKYELAIPYFEQTIKANDEDGEARYFLGHCYLKLGNETKAFESWYAALQLLEYKDLLVTIAYEFENFGYYSAAIHCYKRLEALGFQEPWVYHGIAWNYGLLDEKELAISMFEKLLAENEKETNIWISYLWLSSKWNDIEHFETLVKKAKKENIDHPLIDKILS; encoded by the coding sequence ATGGAAAAATGGGTCAATGATTGGCATACCCGATATTGGAAGTTAAAGAAGTCAATTGAAAACAATAGCCTAAATGAAAATCTCTACGAAGAGTTAGCAAAAGAATGTGGAGCATTATTAGAAACCTGGATGGAAATGGAAGATAAATTAGATGATATCAAAGAATTAAAAGCTCAAACCAATTTTGATAGTCATTCCTTTGCTTTACCGAAAAATCTTGAAGGTCCAACTTATTTTCATTTAGAGATGTTTGAAAAAGCAATTGATACATTAAAAACAGAGATTGAAACTGAAAAACCACATGAGCTTACCCTTTACCTTTATTTAGGCTTTTCTTATTTATATGAGGGAGAAATCGATCGAGGAAAAGAAGCGTTTCTGTTCGTTGTTCAGACTAGTGTAAATCGGCTTGAAAAGCATTTCGCTTATGTAGGGTTAGGTTGTTTATACGGAAGAACTCATCAGTATGAGGACGCCATTCATTATTTTGAGAAGGCGAATTCTCTTTATAATAATATCGACGTACCGTATAATATAGGAATGGCTTTTGTGATGTTACAAAAATACGAGCTCGCAATTCCTTATTTTGAACAAACAATTAAGGCAAATGATGAAGACGGTGAAGCGCGCTATTTTTTAGGACATTGTTATTTAAAGCTAGGGAATGAAACGAAAGCATTCGAATCTTGGTATGCTGCATTACAATTGTTGGAATACAAAGATTTACTTGTGACCATAGCTTACGAGTTTGAAAATTTTGGTTACTATTCGGCAGCTATTCATTGCTACAAACGTCTAGAAGCGTTAGGTTTTCAGGAGCCATGGGTGTACCATGGAATTGCCTGGAACTACGGCCTCCTAGATGAAAAAGAGTTGGCAATTTCAATGTTTGAGAAGCTTCTTGCAGAAAATGAAAAAGAAACAAATATCTGGATATCATATTTATGGCTTTCATCTAAATGGAATGACATAGAACATTTTGAAACACTCGTGAAGAAAGCAAAAAAGGAAAATATTGACCATCCGTTAATCGATAAAATTTTAAGTTAG
- the dinG gene encoding ATP-dependent DNA helicase DinG, giving the protein MKEKFVVVDLETTGNNPKKGDRIIQIGLVVVQEGKITARFSSFINPELEIPVFIQQFTGINDAMVKDAPLFSSVAPSLLEYLDGAYFVAHNVPFDLSFLQYELELCGYNGFTGPIIDTVELARLLLPSEEGFKLNHLATKLNLNHDRPHQADSDAEVTAEILLILLSKLVNLPLLTLQRLKPIVSKLDCSLDEIIQNAITEKLTKVALNDHELEEFRQIVLRKPVLFGKQSSPADITEFIEDLPEIETKLSRELEGFEIRHGQKEMMTLIDDALHSNQHLLVEAGTGTGKSIAYLLPGLYFAKQTETTLVISTHTVQLQQQLLERDMEILEKSVSFPFRAAVLKGRSHYLCLRKFEQKLDDHLDQNYDTLLSKGQILIWLTETLEGDVEQLNLPSGGKVFWSEVQSDAITCVGKHCPWFSRCFYHRARNNAHGADLIVTNHALLFTDMTQDHQLLPSYKQVIVDEAHHLEEVASDHFGMRTDYFAFHHLFSRLGTIETNDLLKSIVTIQEKLGLNLDQYFHELDQLIVDLKYDLDECFRMIHATVVRNMTRSKNEVGRLSLRYYPDQMTGNGWREIQEAVLRVQMQLKDTLKLMKRITDELSLEDNELNFTQTGILSAFKGLYANLSEEKGKLEELLLHYDPNYVYWIEVDAKGAKNATYIYSKPVEVSEIMADTFFNKKLSVVLTSATLTVKNSFNYIIQRLGLEDYGVTTHIIDSPFKYSDQVQLMVPTTIPNIKEVDENEYTYEVVISILDIAKVTKGRMLVLFTSYDMLRKAFYQLKDLIVNEEFVLIGQGISSGSRAKLTKNFKQFDQAILFGTSSFWEGVDIPGEDLSCLIIVRLPFSPPDNPVFEARSEKLKELGKSPFMELSLPQAIIRFKQGFGRLIRSSRDRGAVFVFDRRITETRYGKLFIQSLPTVPLQQKSLEQLLYELENWL; this is encoded by the coding sequence GTGAAGGAAAAGTTTGTAGTAGTTGATTTAGAGACAACAGGTAATAATCCGAAAAAAGGGGATCGGATTATTCAAATAGGACTTGTTGTGGTGCAAGAAGGGAAAATAACAGCGCGGTTTTCTAGCTTCATTAATCCTGAGCTAGAAATCCCTGTATTTATTCAACAGTTTACAGGAATTAATGACGCGATGGTGAAGGATGCACCTCTTTTTAGTAGTGTTGCGCCTTCTTTATTAGAATATTTGGATGGGGCTTATTTTGTTGCACATAACGTTCCTTTTGACTTATCATTTTTGCAATATGAATTAGAATTGTGCGGCTATAACGGATTTACAGGACCAATTATTGATACTGTTGAATTAGCCCGCTTATTATTGCCCTCTGAAGAAGGATTTAAACTAAATCATTTGGCAACTAAATTAAATTTAAACCATGACCGTCCACATCAAGCAGATAGTGATGCGGAAGTAACAGCTGAAATATTACTGATATTACTTTCAAAACTAGTGAATTTGCCGCTGCTAACATTACAAAGGTTAAAACCGATTGTAAGTAAATTGGATTGTTCTTTAGATGAAATCATTCAAAATGCAATTACAGAAAAATTAACAAAGGTTGCGCTAAACGATCATGAGTTAGAGGAGTTCCGTCAAATAGTTTTACGTAAACCTGTTTTGTTTGGCAAACAATCTTCACCTGCCGATATAACTGAGTTTATAGAAGATTTGCCTGAGATTGAGACAAAGCTTTCAAGGGAATTAGAGGGCTTTGAAATTCGTCATGGGCAAAAAGAGATGATGACCTTAATTGATGATGCCTTACATTCGAATCAACATTTACTTGTTGAAGCAGGAACAGGAACTGGAAAATCTATTGCCTATTTACTCCCCGGTCTTTATTTTGCAAAACAAACTGAAACTACTTTGGTCATAAGTACCCATACTGTACAATTGCAACAGCAACTTTTAGAGCGGGATATGGAAATTTTAGAAAAGTCAGTATCTTTTCCTTTTCGAGCAGCGGTTTTAAAAGGTAGAAGTCATTATTTGTGTTTGCGGAAGTTTGAACAAAAACTTGATGATCATCTAGACCAAAATTATGATACCCTCCTTTCGAAAGGGCAAATCTTAATTTGGTTAACCGAAACACTTGAAGGTGATGTTGAGCAATTAAATTTGCCTAGCGGCGGCAAAGTTTTTTGGAGTGAAGTCCAAAGCGATGCCATTACATGTGTGGGTAAACATTGCCCTTGGTTCTCAAGATGCTTTTATCATCGTGCAAGAAACAATGCACATGGAGCAGATTTAATCGTTACAAATCATGCCTTATTGTTTACGGATATGACGCAAGATCATCAATTGTTGCCGAGTTATAAACAAGTCATTGTCGATGAAGCCCATCACCTTGAAGAAGTGGCAAGTGATCACTTTGGGATGCGCACAGATTATTTTGCGTTTCATCATTTATTTTCAAGATTAGGAACAATAGAAACAAATGATTTGTTAAAAAGTATTGTAACCATTCAAGAGAAGCTAGGACTTAATTTGGATCAGTATTTTCATGAACTTGATCAACTCATTGTGGATTTGAAATATGATTTAGATGAATGCTTTCGAATGATACATGCAACTGTTGTAAGGAACATGACACGCTCGAAAAATGAAGTTGGAAGGTTAAGTTTACGATATTATCCAGACCAAATGACAGGCAATGGCTGGAGAGAAATCCAAGAAGCAGTTCTTAGAGTACAAATGCAATTGAAAGATACCCTGAAGCTAATGAAAAGAATTACTGATGAGCTTTCACTTGAGGACAATGAGTTAAACTTTACTCAGACAGGAATATTGTCTGCATTTAAAGGATTATATGCAAATTTATCAGAAGAAAAGGGTAAGCTAGAGGAGTTGTTGTTACACTACGATCCGAATTACGTCTACTGGATTGAAGTTGATGCAAAGGGAGCGAAAAATGCAACCTATATCTATAGTAAACCTGTTGAAGTTTCGGAAATTATGGCTGATACTTTTTTTAATAAAAAATTAAGTGTTGTTTTGACGTCCGCAACTCTAACCGTAAAAAATTCATTTAATTATATTATTCAACGTTTAGGTTTGGAGGACTATGGTGTCACTACTCATATAATTGACTCTCCATTTAAATATAGTGATCAGGTACAGCTTATGGTTCCAACCACAATTCCAAATATAAAAGAAGTTGATGAGAACGAATATACCTACGAGGTTGTTATAAGCATTTTGGATATAGCGAAAGTCACTAAAGGTAGAATGTTAGTGCTATTTACCTCATACGATATGCTTCGAAAAGCATTTTATCAATTAAAAGATCTGATTGTTAATGAGGAATTTGTACTAATCGGGCAAGGCATTAGTAGTGGTAGTAGAGCGAAGTTAACAAAAAACTTTAAGCAATTTGATCAAGCGATTTTGTTTGGGACAAGTTCTTTTTGGGAAGGTGTTGATATTCCTGGAGAAGATTTAAGCTGTCTTATTATCGTTCGGTTACCGTTCTCTCCACCAGATAATCCTGTTTTCGAGGCTAGAAGTGAAAAACTAAAAGAATTAGGGAAGAGTCCATTTATGGAGCTCTCATTACCTCAAGCGATTATCCGCTTTAAACAAGGTTTTGGAAGGTTAATTCGTTCTTCGCGAGACCGTGGAGCTGTCTTTGTTTTTGACCGAAGAATTACTGAGACACGCTATGGAAAATTATTTATTCAATCTTTACCAACTGTTCCTTTGCAGCAAAAATCATTAGAACAATTATTATATGAGCTTGAAAATTGGTTATAA
- the panD gene encoding aspartate 1-decarboxylase, which produces MFRHMMKGKIHRARVTEANLNYVGSITIDEDILDAVDMLPNEKVQIVNNNNGARLETYIIPGKRGSGVVCLNGAAARLVQEGDVVIIIAYGLVPDEAAKSFQPKVAIMDENNRIVEMIGTEPAFTIR; this is translated from the coding sequence ATGTTTAGACATATGATGAAAGGGAAAATTCATCGCGCGCGCGTCACAGAAGCAAATTTAAATTATGTTGGCAGCATTACAATTGATGAGGATATTTTAGATGCTGTTGATATGTTACCAAACGAAAAGGTGCAAATTGTTAATAACAATAATGGTGCTAGACTAGAGACTTATATTATTCCTGGTAAGCGTGGTAGTGGAGTTGTTTGCTTAAATGGTGCGGCTGCAAGGCTTGTTCAAGAAGGTGATGTTGTCATTATTATCGCATACGGTCTAGTTCCTGATGAAGCGGCAAAATCCTTTCAACCAAAAGTTGCGATTATGGATGAAAACAATCGCATCGTTGAAATGATCGGAACTGAACCAGCTTTTACAATCCGTTAA
- a CDS encoding amidohydrolase, protein MGNARVNNTHGHIGSSLLRGFGDDLPLDVWLKTKMWPMEAKFTAETIEAAASLAILEMLKSGTTTFLEMYHLHLELIANIVDQSGIRSVLTRGMIGLCSPLEQEKKLAEAIELNKVLRSIGEGRITTMLAPHAPYTCPPAFLEMVVQEAKKLSLPIHIHLSETAQEVQNHIDTYGKRPAIHLAELGVFEVPALIAHGVHLDAAELDILSQYEVAVSHNPISNLKLGSGIANIPKMLERNILVAIGTDSAASNNNLDMFQEMRMAALIHKGNQENPTVVSAQDALLMATYNGSKALQLEETGILKIGKEADFIVIDSQKPHLQPNQQVISHLVYSASGSDVIDVYVRGNCIIRNKQCLTLDEEKIIFEANRAFRNILS, encoded by the coding sequence TTGGGTAATGCCAGGGTTAATAATACTCATGGGCATATTGGTAGTTCTTTACTAAGAGGCTTTGGTGACGACTTACCCTTAGATGTTTGGCTAAAAACAAAAATGTGGCCAATGGAAGCGAAATTTACTGCGGAAACAATTGAAGCAGCTGCCTCTTTAGCCATTTTAGAAATGTTAAAAAGCGGTACAACAACATTTTTAGAAATGTATCATCTTCACTTAGAATTAATTGCTAATATTGTCGATCAATCTGGGATACGCTCTGTTTTAACTAGGGGAATGATTGGACTCTGTTCGCCATTAGAGCAAGAGAAAAAATTAGCTGAAGCTATTGAGCTAAATAAAGTACTAAGATCGATTGGTGAAGGACGTATTACGACAATGTTAGCGCCGCATGCACCTTATACTTGCCCACCTGCATTTCTAGAAATGGTTGTTCAAGAAGCAAAAAAGTTAAGCCTTCCAATCCATATTCATTTGTCTGAAACTGCTCAAGAAGTTCAGAATCATATTGATACCTACGGGAAACGACCAGCTATTCATTTAGCAGAGTTAGGGGTATTTGAAGTTCCAGCGTTAATTGCTCATGGGGTGCATCTAGATGCAGCAGAACTAGACATATTGTCACAATATGAAGTTGCTGTTTCCCACAATCCAATAAGTAACCTGAAGTTAGGTTCAGGAATTGCCAATATCCCCAAAATGCTTGAAAGAAACATTTTAGTGGCCATTGGCACAGATAGTGCTGCATCAAACAATAATTTGGATATGTTCCAAGAAATGAGAATGGCCGCTTTAATCCATAAAGGGAATCAAGAGAATCCTACTGTAGTCTCAGCTCAAGATGCTTTATTAATGGCTACTTATAATGGCAGTAAGGCTTTGCAATTAGAAGAAACTGGAATACTGAAAATTGGCAAAGAAGCTGACTTTATTGTTATCGATAGTCAAAAGCCTCATCTTCAACCAAATCAGCAAGTTATTTCACATTTAGTATATTCAGCATCAGGTAGCGATGTCATCGATGTTTATGTGAGAGGTAATTGTATCATTCGGAACAAACAATGCTTGACATTGGATGAAGAAAAAATTATTTTTGAAGCTAATCGGGCATTTCGTAACATTCTTTCCTAA
- a CDS encoding YpmA family protein, with protein sequence MSKIEVISTVKVTKTADLYKIVDACNKSLKDRDLMFGLASDEKDKTKMVFTIYHS encoded by the coding sequence ATGAGCAAAATAGAAGTAATTTCAACTGTAAAAGTAACCAAAACTGCGGATTTATATAAAATTGTTGATGCTTGTAACAAAAGCTTAAAAGATCGTGATTTAATGTTTGGCCTTGCTTCAGATGAAAAAGACAAAACAAAAATGGTTTTTACCATTTATCATTCATAG